One window from the genome of Glycine soja cultivar W05 chromosome 12, ASM419377v2, whole genome shotgun sequence encodes:
- the LOC114380266 gene encoding DNA damage-repair/toleration protein DRT100-like: MGGASVNFSMALVVMTLVGLTPLSVTSCPSSEWAALMSFKEALKEPYRGFFHSWRGTNCCYRWHGITCDPTTRRVADITLRGGDMMTGHISPSICNLTQLSSITISDWKGISGNIPPCITKLPLLQILDLSGNLIHGQIPSDIGRLTQLTMLNLADNHISGKIPNSLVHLSNLMQLDLRNNAIQGPIPMDLGRLKKLNRALLSHNLITGRIPRSISEIYGLADLDLSLNRLSGSIPAWLGRMAVLDSLNLKYNNLTGNIPWTVLGSRMSHVDLSRNALSGRIPNSFGEDSYFISLDLSYNNLRGSVPKSMALVNYIGYLDLSHNNCLCGRMPRGVAFNHLQPLKPCSRASGRMHA, translated from the coding sequence ATGGGTGGTGCTAGTGTAAATTTCTCAATGGCACTAGTAGTAATGACCCTAGTTGGTCTAACACCCTTATCAGTTACCTCATGCCCTTCCTCCGAATGGGCAGCACTAATGTCCTTCAAAGAAGCCCTAAAAGAGCCCTACCGTGGGTTTTTCCATTCATGGAGAGGCACCAATTGCTGCTACCGCTGGCACGGCATCACGTGCGACCCCACCACGCGCCGCGTAGCGGATATCACCCTCCGTGGCGGTGACATGATGACCGGCCACATCTCCCCCTCCATATGCAACCTCACGCAGCTCTCCAGCATCACAATCTCCGACTGGAAGGGCATTTCGGGAAACATCCCTCCCTGCATCACAAAACTCCCTCTCCTCCAAATCCTTGACCTCTCCGGCAACCTCATCCACGGCCAAATCCCCTCCGACATAGGGCGCCTCACGCAACTCACCATGCTCAACCTCGCAGACAATCACATCTCGGGAAAAATCCCGAACTCCCTCGTGCACCTCTCCAACCTCATGCAATTGGACCTTCGCAACAACGCCATCCAAGGCCCAATTCCAATGGACTTGGGGCGGCTCAAAAAACTCAACCGGGCCTTATTAAGTCATAATCTCATAACGGGCCGAATTCCAAGGTCAATTTCAGAAATCTACGGGCTGGCCGATCTGGACCTCTCGCTGAACCGGTTGTCCGGTTCGATTCCGGCTTGGTTGGGCCGAATGGCGGTTCTGGACTCGCTGAACCTGAAGTACAACAACTTAACGGGGAATATTCCGTGGACGGTGTTGGGGTCGAGAATGAGCCACGTGGATCTGAGTCGAAACGCGTTGAGTGGGCGCATACCGAACTCGTTCGGAGAGGACTCGTATTTCATAAGCCTTGATTTGTCGTATAACAATTTGAGGGGTTCGGTTCCTAAGTCTATGGCGTTGGTCAATTACATTGGCTACTTGGATTTGAGTCATAATAACTGTCTCTGTGGGCGCATGCCACGTGGCGTGGCCTTCAACCACCTTCAACCGCTAAAACCATGCTCTCGTGCCTCTGGTCGCATGCATGCGTGA
- the LOC114380062 gene encoding transcription factor bHLH122-like, translating to MESDLRQHPPMFLDHHHQQQQMNSGLTRYRSAPSSYFSSIIDREFYEHVFNRPSSPETERMLTRFVDSLGGGDAADADAEDSLANTQNPPTTVVAVKEEVNHQPQDVTSMNNEPLVLQQQQQQQSNNMNNYGSSGTQNFYQSTGRPPLPNQMKTGRGSSSSLIRHGSSPAGLFSNMNIDTGYAAVRGMGTMGAAAANNTTEEANFSPATRMKNATNFSSGLMSSRPGIGNKSNTQNNAENEGFAESQGNEFIPAGFPVGPWDDSAIMSDNMTGLKRFRDEDVKPFSGLNAPESQNETGGQQPSSSALAHQLSLPNTSAEMAAIEKFLQLSDSVPCKIRAKRGCATHPRSIAERVRRTKISERMRKLQDLVPNMDKQTNTADMLDLAVEYIKDLQNQVEALSDNRAKCTCLHKKQQ from the exons atGGAGTCAGATCTTCGGCAGCACCCTCCCATGTTTTTGGATCACCACCACCAGCAGCAGCAGATGAATTCTGGGTTGACACGGTACCGATCGGCGCCAAGTTCGTATTTTTCGAGCATCATTGACCGTGAGTTCTACGAACACGTTTTCAATCGACCCTCTAGCCCCGAAACAGAGCGAATGTTGACACGCTTTGTGGATAGTCTTGGTGGAGGTGATGCTGCTGATGCTGATGCAGAGGACTCACTTGCTAATACTCAGAATCCCCCAACAACTGTTGTTGCGGTTAAGGAAGAGGTTAATCATCAACCTCAGGATGTGACATCCATGAATAATGAACCACTTGTTctccaacaacaacagcagcaacaaaGTAATAATATGAATAATTATGGCTCTTCTGGTACTCAGAATTTTTACCAAAGCACTGGACGACCACCTTTGCCAAACCAGATGAAAACTGGTCGTGGAAGTAGTTCCAGTCTTATCAGACATGGTAGCTCACCTGCTGGATTGTTTTCAAACATGAACATTGATACTG GCTATGCTGCTGTTAGAGGCATGGGAACTATGGGAGCTGCTGCTGCTAATAACACCACCGAGGAAGCAAACTTTTCACCCGCAACAAGGATGAAGAATGCAACAAACTTCTCTTCAGGACTAATGTCATCAAGGCCTGGAATTGGAAACAAGAGCAACACACAGAACAATGCAGAAAATGAAGGGTTTGCTGAAAGCCAGGGCAATGAATTTATCCCTGCAGGTTTCCCCGTTGGTCCGTGGGATGATTCTGCAATCATGTCTGACAATATGACAGGTCTGAAGAGATTTAGAGATGAAGATGTGAAACCATTTTCTGGTTTAAATGCACCTGAAAGTCAG AATGAAACTGGAGGCCAACaaccttcttcttctgcttTGGCTCATCAATTGAGTTTGCCAAACACTTCTGCAGAAATGGCAGCCATTGAGAAGTTTCTTCAGCTCTCGGATTCTGTTCCTTGCAAAATTCGTGCCAAGCGGGGCTGTGCCACTCACCCTAGAAGCATTGCAGAGAGG GTTAGAAGAACTAAAATTAGTGAGCGAATGAGGAAGCTACAAGATCTGGTCCCCAACATGGATAAG CAAACAAACACAGCAGACATGTTGGACTTGGCTGTTGAGTACATTAAAGACCTTCAAAACCAAGTTGAG GCACTTTCGGACAATCGGGCAAAGTGTACGTGTTTACACAAGAAGCAGCAATAA
- the LOC114379166 gene encoding DNA damage-repair/toleration protein DRT100-like, translated as MARVWLTAPLTALLLFAFSSAVSSCPPSDLAALLAFKSAVRESNGGIFNSWTGTDCCRNWYGVSCDRNSRRVAEISLRAGPVYTTFEKPFRPGYMSGSISPEICKLTYLSSIIITDWQGISGEIPRCITSLSFLRIIDLTGNRISGTLPADIGRLRYLTLLSAADNVIAGEIPPSLTSVTGLMYLDLRNNQISGPIPQSLGRLQMLSRVLLSGNQISGPIPRSFCDIYRLVDLDLSNNRLLGPIPEALGRMKVLSTLKLDNNRLSGSIPASLLGSGISELNLSHNYLEGNIPDSFGGTSYFTLLDLSYNNLRGPIPKSMSSSSYVGFLDFSHNHLCGPIPSSYSDADASSFDYNDCLCGKPLKAC; from the coding sequence ATGGCAAGAGTTTGGCTCACGGCGCCGCTAACGGCGCTGTTACTGTTCGCATTCTCCTCCGCCGTTAGTTCGTGTCCGCCGTCGGACCTGGCGGCGCTGCTGGCCTTCAAATCCGCTGTCCGGGAGTCCAACGGCGGAATATTCAACTCGTGGACCGGCACCGACTGCTGCCGCAACTGGTACGGCGTCTCCTGCGACCGCAACTCTCGCCGCGTCGCCGAGATCAGCCTCCGCGCCGGTCCCGTCTACACCACCTTCGAGAAGCCCTTCCGTCCGGGCTACATGTCCGGTTCCATCTCGCCGGAGATTTGCAAGCTCACGTACCTCTCCAGCATCATCATCACCGACTGGCAGGGAATCTCCGGCGAGATCCCGCGCTGCATCACCTCCCTCTCCTTCCTCCGCATCATCGACCTCACCGGAAACCGAATCTCCGGCACTCTCCCCGCCGACATCGGAAGGCTCCGGTACCTGACTCTGCTCAGCGCCGCCGACAACGTCATCGCCGGCGAAATCCCGCCGTCGCTGACGAGTGTGACCGGTTTGATGTATCTTGACCTCCGTAACAACCAGATCTCCGGGCCCATCCCACAAAGCCTGGGCCGGCTTCAAATGCTGAGCCGTGTCCTTTTAAGCGGGAACCAAATTAGTGGGCCCATTCCGCGCTCATTCTGTGATATATATCGTCTCGTGGATCTTGACCTCTCTAATAACCGTTTGCTCGGGCCCATCCCTGAAGCCTTGGGCCGAATGAAGGTTCTGTCAACGTTGAAGTTGGATAATAACAGGCTTTCGGGAAGTATACCAGCGAGCCTTTTGGGCTCGGGTATTAGCGAGTTGAACTTGAGCCACAATTATTTGGAGGGTAATATACCTGACTCGTTTGGAGGTACCTCTTATTTCACGTTACTGGACTTATCCTATAATAACCTCAGGGGCCCAATACCCAAATCCATGTCTTCCTCTTCCTACGTTGGGTTTTTGGACTTTAGCCACAACCACCTCTGCGGTCCAATTCCAAGCAGCTACAGTGATGCCGATGCGTCGTcgtttgattacaatgattgcCTCTGTGGGAAGCCACTCAAAGCTTGCTAA